The window CAGCGACTACTTTACGAGTAAGCATCTTGAGTCTTCCTTTCTTAGAGATAGGTGTGGTTGAGGGTGTGGTTGAAGGAGTGGGTATGAATTCTTTGGGTGGTGATGAGGGATTTTCAAAGGTGTTAAGCCATTGATGGTTAGAGGATGAGAGAAGATGAGTATGTGTGTGTTTAAAAGATAGAGAGAATTGTTTGGCGGCTGAAAATTTAGAAGTGAAGAAACAACTAAGGCCTAATCAATATAAAGAGAAATAGTTTAATTGGGTAACGATAACTTTTTCAAAAGCTCAGATGTCTTATCAAACTGGGAgtcagtttgaaaagacgttaaagactctccctagaatctaggcacttattAGGTTTTGGGACTCTATTTGGATGAAACTAGTTCATTTCGTAACGGATAAGCTCAAGGAGGTTAGGATTGAATGGGCTCTCATTTTGATCctaatccaaatataattatttcaaaatatgcagaGTGGAGAGTATGCACCATGTAATCTTGATGAagcaggttcttcactgagaaatctcttgtgtaagtctgaattttccaagaaaataaagataatatcattagagattaatgagacattttagcacatggcacaagagtatactgatgaaagtatgagactaaacaaaatctaatctaattatgtacaaaattCACAGATTTTCTAATCAATTTTTGAGTTAGAAttggttccttttaggtgatcttaatcatccctaattctaacatgttcctttcaaagtgatctgtACTTAAatcttttgtgaagatgtcagctatttgcttgttagtagcacaaaattccacagtgatcaaacccttttcatagttgtccctcaaaaagtaATGCTaatatctatgtgcttagttcttttgtgatgaacGAGGTTCTAGGTCATACTAGTTGCACtggtgttatcacaaaaaatagggatacaacctacatcaattccaaagttcATTAATAGAtgcttgatccacaacaattgagcacaacatgaggcagtagcaacatactcaacttcaatagtagataaggccacaaaattttgctttttggcggcccaagacacaagacatgcgccaagaaagtgtgccatacctgtggtgctctttctatccacaagaaaacctgcataatcagcgtCATCATATCAtactaagttgaaattactaccttttggataccatagacaaaggtcagtggtgctttttaggtatctcaaaattctcttgacaacagtcaagtgagactcctttggatttgcctaaAATCTAGCAcgaaggcctacactgaaaataatgtcaggtctgctagcagtgagatataataaagagccaatcattcccctatacaacttctgatcaacagatgaaccaggttcatctacatctaattttgtggttgttgctaTAGGAGCGTCAATTTCTTTGGATTCTTCCATTTTAAATCTTTTAagtaactcttttacatacttctgttgatggatcatagttccatttgaattttgtttaatttgtaagcctaaaaagaaattaagtccacctatcatactcatttcaaattcactccccattaggtTTGCATATTCTTTACTtagcttatcagtagttgctccaaagattatatcatcaacatatatctgaactaccaagagatatttacctttttctttaaaaaaaaaagtattgtcaattttacttcTCTTGTAGCCATGTCCAAGCaagaattttgataatctttcataccttgctcttggagcctgcttgagcccataaagtgccttgtcaagcttgtacacatgatcaggacattccttgctttcaaagctcGGAAGTTTCTTCACAAACACTTCTtcttttagatagccattgaggaaggcattcttgacatccatctgatggagagtgaattccacATAAGTAGCAAATGCTATACGGAGTCGGATTGCCTCCAATCTTGCAGCTGGAGCAAAGGTCTCATCATAGTATATGCCCTcatcttgactatatccttgaaccaccaatcttgccttgttccttataACTATTCCATCTTCGTCAACTTTGTTTCTGAAGACttattttgtgccaattactgatctgtccttaGGTCATGGTagcagatgccaaacttgacttctctcaaattggttaagttcatcttgcattacattcacccagtctgcatcctgcaaagcatcaacaatatttttaggttcaataagagataaaaaagcatcaaaagcacaaagattcttcaacgaagatctggttttgatctagaggttggatcagtaattatgttctcaatgggatgataacattgatacttgtaaggtttcacaaccagctgGTTTCCCTTAGATGTTCCTTGAAGGTTTTGTTGAagaggaacaggttcatggacaggttccctcgaggtttgaggatcagtttCCTCTTTGTCCAGTTCCTCCTATCAAGTTGCCCTGGGTGAAAGGACATATTCCATCACATGTTCCTTCTTCTGGTACAGCTCcagtctgggctgtggtttcatttgagtttcttaccagcccaattgcttcatcattaTGTTCCTACCTCTCAGAAAGAATgatagtttcatcaaaaaccacattTACACTTTCTTCTACAACACACAATTCTTTTGTTACAAattttataagctttactatgtgataaatattccaagaatactccatcatcacttctgggatcaaacttacttAGGGAgtccttaccattattgtgcacaaagcacttgcttccaaatgccctaagatgggatatatttggttttctccctttaagtaactcaaaGAGAGTCTTTTCAACAAGagttctagtcatgcacctatttatgatgtatcatgcagtgttcacagcttctgcccaaaaactatggggcagtttactagaaagaagcatagtcctagctatttcttccaatgtcctattctttctttcaactactccattttgttgtggagtactAGGAGCAGAAAgattatgatttatgccatgctcactacaaaattcagcaaatttagcattctcaaattcaataccatgttgattacctagttgtttctgagtttttctaacaaaagaagtgaacatgtcaaatgtttcatctttagatgttaaaaataatgtccaagtaaacctagaataatcatcaacaagcacaataacatatcttttaccacatctgctcaatgttctcattggtccacaaagatccatatgtaCCTGTTACATCGTCttggtggtgcttaccactttcttgcttttgaaagaggatcttacatgcttccccttgcacaagcctcacaaactttatcttccttgaatttaatgttaggcagccctatcaccaagtccttggagactattttgttgagttgacttagactggcatgtccaaatctcttgtgccaaaggaggggtcattatccaacacacttaagcaggtgagttcattatctaaaagtgtggacagatctacaacatatatgttgttcactctttttccctgcaaaactatcttgttAGTAGTAAGATTAATtacaaagcattttgtagaggtgaatgctaccatgttacctctatcacacaattatGATACACTTATCAGACTGTATTTCAGtctatctatcaagtagacattctcaatagagtgagaatcagtcttacatACCTTTctaaccccaatgatctcacctttattcccattttcaaaggagacattacctcatttaaggtcctcaagtgaaagaaaCAGGTTCTTGCTtcttgtcatgtgctttgagcagccactatccatgtactatatttggctgctccccttcacttgggcctgcaaaaggaaatcaagggttagtcttaggaatccaaagtagtttgggtccctttctataggcaaaaggatgaatctgattctttttagcccaacttggtagcctattcttcccttgaaaaaattctttgttcttttgacttgccttttcttttgcagtgcattcacttttatagtgacatgTTTTACCACAatgtgtgcaaatcttgttctcaaGAAGTGTGAGGTACTTACTTTTGGTATCCCACTTAGGTGTCggattcccaaagccaagtcctcttctatttctactatggtgttcttgtagcTATGAAAGTGCATTGGATGATCTATTCCATTTACATGTcctgtctagctcatgcttgaccttgcttagATCCTCCTTTAGAATTCTTACATGTTCATCTCTCTTGtacaactcatctttcatttttcctacattttcctctaaagtgagttgtgtgtgatcaacTATCTttttacttgttcctaatttcagttttagatttttgGATCTGAGCTCTAGGACAGTtgagtcaagtgcatgaacctagTTCTTCAACACAGTATTTTCATTTACATTTTCACTAACTCTAAGTTCTaggtttttgcacttagccttcaaaatcacacattctttagacaGTTGTTCCTTTTCGttgtttacatcctcagattcatcagtTTGTTCTAATAGTAACTCATATAACCTTTCTTTagataataatttaattttgtctttgagatgaattacacttacctcagtttcttcatcatattctccaatgaccataagtgcttgttcatcatcatcatcatcatcatctgagctttttCCCCAAGTAAcgaccatagccttggttgaacctttgttgttgcttttcttgggttgaacctgttccttcttcctgttccttcattcagctctttccttcttccattcaatttcccacaaaggacatttcttgatgtggtgatcagtctttccaTACTTGTAGCAGCCATCATTCCTTGATTCCTGGATGGTAGTGATTTAACTCTCCCAAGTGATAGGCAAAACCCTAGTTAGTATCTTCtcgactctatcttcttcaggaataatccttccaagagattttAGCTCATTTGTCAGTGTAATGAACCTTGTATATATTTCTTGAATGatttctccttccttcatagcaaagttctcatACTGAGAGTATAGTAGAGTTCCTCTGGATCTCTTCACTTGAGGTTTTCCTTCGTGAGCCACTTGCAGTGTGTCCCAAATTTGcttagcagtggtacaactttggattctgTTGTACTCACCTgaaccaagtccacaaacaagccatttcttgggtATAGCCTTCTTCTCCCACTTCTTCAAGTCCTCAGTAGTGCAGTccgctcttgtctttggcacatctactccttCAGCTTTTTCTTCAAGGTAGCTAGTGGACCATCAGTGACAATGTCTCATAGCTCTTAGTCCTCTCCtataatgtgatctctcatcctgttttccaccaagagtagtactggccattaaagAGTGGCGGCCTAgtagtggattgcccttcccagtttccaggtggtgcactcatcttgatcttctcctaaggtgttagccttgtcaaggataacctgctctgataccaattgatgttttatacttcaattccacatgggggggggggggatttgtgTGGTGCACAATATTTCGCGTGCACTAactatagaaggacctggttcttctatgtgttccttatactactgttgcagaaatagtaaatgcggaaagtagcacacaagtatttttacgtagaaaacacccggctcaaaaggtaaaaatatcacgacctactactcagtaggagtttttccaacacttcactaaatcactaagccaaaaacaatatttacaaaactctttgtaaaccgaAGAATTACCTCTAATCCTGTTGTGGAAACcttcctctaactgttgcgacaacttcaagttaactctaacttgaatacaacACTTAGAATACCTAATACAATTCCTTCTAGATAAAGCCGAAAGGTACAACTTGAAACACttactacaatgaaactagaataaaagacagatactatgaactggttcttctatctggttcatgtagcttcaagttcacacacttgaatcacacaagaattgcttgcaaaatgccttgctattttgctctcaactcacgtttaacttcagtgTTTGTTCGtacctgtaaaatgagaacatcttgtaatatatagagttagtagaataggaaataactagagttctaattcTATACTCTTCCATGGTAGATGAGttttagttatcttcaacttctaactcctcccttatctaggatagagttctctcgagtaaggagtccctctccttatcaattatgcaacttttttattcaggagatatcagatataaccacttaagcGTATATtcttcacgtgcatgccttgtaCTTGAATCTGCCCGTGTTTGTGTAtactgtgtatggacctggttcatgcttgagttcctttgtcaatcattaaaacaaacttcacttgggccaacactTACCATAGAGATTTGTTTATAGAAGATAGGTTATGCTATTATGGGTTTTGATGAATTGTCAAACTTTCTCGAGGAACCAGGTAGGAACCAGATGTGATCAGTTCCTTTGGACTTATTACGATATGTTTCTTCATGTCTTGATGCCTGGCCAAATGTTCGCTAGGAACCAGATGTGATCAGTTTCTCAGTCGTCGTACAGTCAACTCTACAGTTGTAAAAGTTATCTTATTGTACCGGCTGACAGCAGTGCAGCGGCACAGTCGCTACTGCTAGAGACCAAACCAAAAGATGTATTGTCCCTATCTATTCATATGTGCGCTCGAATATATAAACAACATGATACAAGGTTTGACGTAGCATTTGCAAATCTAAAAATAACACTCTCTCAAGTGGTAGCTTCCACTGTTCTCTAGAAGCATTCAAGAACAAAGCTGCTACAAACACAAGGACCAGATCCCAACACCAAAGATGTCTTAAGTCCTTAAGTTTATTATGTCTTTGTCTTTTGTTCTTTACTTGTAATCCTACACAGCTTTCGAGGAGTACTTTCATAGAAAAATATTCAACTATTATTGTTTTGGTTTtgttgactagagttagtcaaagtatattttctttgtaattaGGTTATTACAAAGAACTTGcaatagagttattgtaaggGGTGAGGGATTAAGCgtttaattcctagattgcaATAGGTTATAATCTGAAGTTGCTCAGTTTAGTTGAGTTGAAATCCTACTAGGGTAGGTTGTAGTTTTTAATCCCTTGAGTAAGTACGTTTTCACGTAAATATCGCGTGTCTTTTACTTTCTATCTATTTACAGCGGGAACAAATAGAGAACCTGATTCTCTATACTGTTTGGTGGACTCCTAATTTCTATCGATAGAGAAAGTCAGTCAAGGATATGATTTTAAGTCTAAATTCAGATTATGTGGACGTTAAAATACTACAACATGCATGTGTAACATAGCTTGTACGTAAAATAATGGAAGGAGATGAACTTAGAAGCATTAGTGCTTTGGTACTAGGAACAGCTAATAAGTTTATGTATTATTATCAGGCATAATAGCTTGATAGACGTATATACTTGTTCGTGTTTGTTATTTCGGTCCCAGTATTCAACGAAGTTTCATTCAGACACTTGAACTCAGTAAAAATACGTATTTTAAACCCCTCCG is drawn from Nicotiana tomentosiformis chromosome 12, ASM39032v3, whole genome shotgun sequence and contains these coding sequences:
- the LOC138902923 gene encoding uncharacterized protein, producing the protein MSAPPGNWEGQSTTRPPLFNGHYLEEKAEGVDVPKTRADCTTEDLKKWEKKAIPKKWLVCGLGSGEYNRIQSCTTAKQIWDTLQVAHEGKPQVKRSRGTLLYSQYENFAMKEGEIIQEIYTRFITLTNELKSLGRIIPEEDRVEKILTRVLPITWES